The following is a genomic window from Solanum lycopersicum chromosome 6, SLM_r2.1.
ACAACTAGTTGCATTTAATTAACCATAAAAGTAAAATTCCTCAAAATGATGGTAGCAGTTCCAAAGCATGACTTATTTCCTATTCAAACAGAAATAGAAATAGCAGTCCTCCCAGACAAGTGACAAACAGAACTTCATTTATACGTTGGTCACCGGACAAATGACGAACAGAACTTAGTATCTGTGTTCTAACTTCTCCTTCTCCAGGAAATGCTGCACGTACCTGCATGCATAAAGAAATACATTGGCTATGAATGAAGCAACCACTAGAACcacatacatatatttgttGGAGATTCTCAACCAATAACATAGGAATTTCTAGAACCTAACTTAGCAAAGAATTGCTCCAGGTGACAATAAGTCAAAAGAAAATCCTTACATCTTGGTTATCTATTATTATAAGGGGAAAAGAGGGGAGGGATAACTGACTCAGAAAGCTCAAGCCAACAGAAGATGAAAACAATGACCATAATCTTGCCAATAACCTTCAACAGTCTAGTCTACACAAGTAAATTTCCTCTACGCCTGAATGCAGCTCATACTTGAGAAAAATTACAACTCAAAATAACTAAGACTTTTGCAGCAATCACTTTTTTACTTGCTTGGAGACAAAAATGAACagcaaaaagaaaatagaggaGAAAGAAGTTAATCGGATTTATTTTGACCATATcagaaaaatgagaaaaaacaaGAACACTTAAGTTAAGATTCCGTTAAAGAATATGTTCTTGAACAAGTTATTAATATACACAATATGTGAAAGTACATGATAATCTAACTAGTGCTAAAATATGtctcaaattatatatcctagAAAATCAAACTACATCTAGTTACTAGTggtgaaataattttatatcgACACATTTTACATATCGAAAAGGATTATATAGCTGCATATCAACTTTTttccaacaaaaatataaactgAGATCAATTTGAGGTTTAAGCTCGCATGCTTTACCAAGAAAACTTTTTCTACTCAAAAGAACTAACATACACCACGTCCTTTCCAACCCCAACCCTCAAAGAAACAGGAATTAAATAAGAATCCACACCACATGAACAATACAAAACAAAGGAAGATCTTTTATTGACCTTGCTATTCCGATCAGTAAGCAGGCTTGAAAGAAAGACCGCCAGCTTCATACTTATAGAAGCCAATGtcttcaacaatttcaattGGCATTGTGTAATTGTATTTCATCAAAACAAATGAAGGAAGATTCACAATGTGTGAAGGCTTCACGTATCTCATGGGTCGTCTTAGTAGGTACCTCCAAAAGCTCTGATATGCCAAACATAAATGTTTGGTATTCATGCTCGTAACATATTCTAACAGCTCTCCACTCCCATATGTTATATTCCAACAAAAGCCTGACCAACTAAGTTCCCCTTCTAAGCTGGCTATAAATTTCGGTCCTTTTATTGTAAGCATATCCAAAAACAAGTATGAAATGGACCCGTCAATTTGAGCCGTCTCAAAGCACACACAGCTTCAAATTCAGAGGTATGACATAGGTCAATGAAAACGTCCTAATAGTCATAACTGTGAGGTATCCTTTGATACAAAATTAACAGGAGTGTGCTTCATCTAGGCGCTCACTAAATTGGAATACATAATTTGAATTGATTcatagttaattaattgattgatttGGTAAGAATCGAATAAGCTGTCATATATTGGATATATAAGCAACTTCATTCTATTCCAATTAAAAACAACGAAATTATACGGGAGAGCTTAAATCTATGCAATCAAAAGTGGAACCAATTTGTTAACAAGTACTTTGGATGCGGGAATCAGAGCCTGAGAGAAGAACTGTGAAAACGACGAAGCAAAGAAGACAGAAATGACAAATATTTACAGGTACAATATCACGAAATGCTTCCAAGTATAGATGATTAATTAACACAGCCGATCTCAACAAAGTTAGGGATTGAGATTGAATTTACTTGATGGAACTACTTACGAGTAGGTGCCAATGAGAGGACCGAGCAAGAGAGTAGCGCTGATCCAATTTTCAGAGACTTTGTGATGGATTTTACCAGGAAGGTCCTTCCATAGACCTGGCATAATCTTCTGTTGGAATGGCGATAAAGCGTAAACAACTGCTTTCAGCTTAACTGGTTGTTTCCCCATCTTAGCTGAAACTTAACGGTGATTTCTCCGATCGATGAACAAGCTAGGGTTCGAGATAGAGAAGAATGATAATTGACATTTGGTGGATGGAGGAGGAAGCTTCTCCTTCCGGTGAATTCGTTTGGGCCTAAGAACTGTAGCCCATTTGGGCCGATAAAATTAGCCACATGAAGGGCCCGCTTGGCTTTAGACGAACTAGTACTACGCTTCAAGGTGTGTTATAATACACATActtttagaataaataaaaattagaaatatatttttacaatgtaccatatttaatatttatttttgtattttatagttttattatattttgtattcataaatttagaagtatatattaaattttgatactgttttagtcagtatgtatttttataattaatagttgtattcatttaaaaattatgttgcattgtttctgaattttttgacattttttctaatttgtatttattctaaaggtatgtgAACTAGTTAtacattttatttaagaatgagtacaccaaatattcaattatttcttttcaattttatatttcacactttttcatcatactaattttttgtattttatatattattatacaaaattctaaataaaaactagaataaatacatattgaaatgaatacatacaagatttttaaagaaaaaaataactatatagggaaaaaaatatatgaatacaaatatattttttaaattactataTAAATACATTCGGCATATCTATTGGAacgaatacaaactaataaaaactataataaatataaatagaatatattgtagaatgaacataattttaaaaagataaaaattatggagaaaattaagtgattcttacttcttcttttttaaaatattctctcccttgattttcttccttttattattaaataattatatattctttaaataaaaacaaataataaaaacataaataagatacataacaaactaaaatttgacattcttactaaatattgaaagtgttgctaataagccctcttaaatgttaaaatattgatattttaaaatttttccaatataataatttagatatgTATTGGTAATATTAGATTAGTTAATATATGAAATTCGTAAAAGTATGACACTTTTGGATGGTTTTTTTCcactaaaaaatgaaagaattaattttacAGGCCAgttacaaattataattaaaaaatatttatttcttttatgtaaagattattttttaaaattgtattcaGAGTGACGaagaaatctttattttttaggaATAAGAATCCGAAGTGTATTAGAATCTGcgtgaaaaaaatatacaccATACTTAGTTACGTCAAATTTAGGTTGTTTTTACGTTATctgccatatatatatatatatattattaacgTACTCTTTTTATGGTAAACTATAATACTATATTAACATACTCTTAAGCCTTCTTCTGACGATAAACCCTAAACAATTCTAACGTTACGTCTTTGTTTAAGCTTGAATCATGAAGCGTTTAATCATATATGGATTTTTCTTCGCTTGCATTGTTGGATTTTTGATGAACAATAAGCCTGAACCTGAAATTCCTCAATTTGGACTTAATGATGGCGTTGAACAGGTCAAAATTGGTGTTGTAGCAGTTTTTGACGGGCATATCGGATCGGAGGCTAGTGAGACGGCGtctaggttttttttaaaataagtttctcCAGAAGAACTAGGGTACCAAAATTCTAACCCTAAGGAATTTCTGAAATCGTCGTTAGTTGAAACGATTGAAGAAATTGATGCAGAATTCAGCAAACTCGCTCTGGAATCCCAACTTGATTCCGGATCTACTGCAAAAACAGGTATTAGTCGCAAATGTTGGGGATTCGAAGGCGTTTATTTGCTCTGGGAAATTGGCGAAGGAATTGACAGAAGATCACAATGCAGACAGATTGGACGAGAGAGCTAGGGTTGAAGCTTCTGGAGGTAAATTCACATTTTACACCAACTATGTTCCTCTTCTCAATGGCCATTTTCCGATGACTCGAGCTATTGGTGATGTTACTTTGAAAAGTGTTGGAATCATAGCTACTCCAGAAGTGACTGATTGGCTTAATTTAACATCAAAAGATGAGTTTTTGGTTGTGGCATCTGATGGAATATTTGAAAGCTTAAGTACCAAAAAGTTTGTGAGTTTTTATATGAAGCAGAGGACCATTCAGATTTAACAGCATTGTCTCAACAAATTGTTCAAAAAGCATTTTTAGAAGGCAGCACTGATAATTTATCAATTGTTTTGGTTCCCTTATGATCTAGATAAGCAAAAATTGTAGTAGTCTGAGGCTTTGGGGCCTACCCCAGACTGATGAGCTCTGTAGgtgtaaatttttaatttaatggttaattttctcattttagtCTTCTCTAATCTTATTTTGAGCATTATCTTCTAACTCTATTTGCTTATTGGTTTGATTTCtacttataatttttgtaaGGTTTTGATTGAACTTTAAAGTAATAACAAGATGAGTGAAGGAAAAGTGTAGTCTAGCATTGGTACAGTGTGATATTTTCTCTAAGCTTTTGATTGAACTTTTAAGTATTGGCAAGATGATCGAAGGAAAAGTGTAGTTAGCAACCATAAGTATGAGCAACAATCAACTCGATCTATATTaattagagagagagaaaggacAAACAACTAGCTAGCATTGGTTggtattatcttttttttttataagctTCTGATTGAACTTGAAAGCGTAACGGTAAGATGATCAAAGGAAAAATGTCGTCTAACAACAAAGAGATGAGTCACCATAAGCAAGGTTACCGACAACGGAAGAGTGATCGATGGTAAAGTGTCGTCTAGCAATAAAGAGATGAGGAACCACAAGTTAGCGACAAACAACTTTACCGAAAGTAATTAGAGTGAAGGAAACGCAATGAAGAGATGGGTGACAACAAGTTAGCGACAAAGAACTCGATCAAAAGTAATTTAAGTGAAGGAAACGCAATAAAGAGATGAGTGACAGCTAGTTAGCGACAAAAAACTAGATGGAAAGTAATATGAGTGAAGGAAACGCAATAAAAAGATGAGTGACACCAAGTTAACGACAAAAAACTAGATGGAAAGTAATTTGAGTGAAGGAAACGCAATAAAAAGATGAGTGACAGCAAGTTAGCGACAAAGAACTCGACCGAAAGTAACAGAGTGAAGGAAACGCAATGAAGAGATGAGTGACAGCAAATTAGCGACAAAAAACTCgattgaaaataatttgagtGAAGGAAACGTAATAAAGAGATGAGTGACAGCAAGTTAGCGACAAAAAACTCGACCGAAAGTAATTAGAGTGAAGGAAACGCAATAAAGAGATGAGTGACAGCAAGTTAGCGACAAATAACTCGATCGAAAGTAATTTGAGTGAAGGAAACGCAATAAAGAGATGAGTGACAGCAAGTTAGCGACAAACAACTCGACTGAAAGTAATTAGAGTGAAGGAAACGCAATAAAGAGATGAGTGACACCAAGTTAGTGACAAACAACTCGACCGAAAATAATTAGAGCGAAGAAAAAGCATTTTACTCGAATTAGATTAATTGAATTGAAGGAAACGACAAACAACTCGACCCACATTAATAGCGAAGAAAATGGAAAATATCGTCTAGCAATAAAGAGAGGCACGAACAACATTAATTAGAGTGAAAGAAATGACAAATAACTCGATCAACACTAATTAGAGCGGAGGAAACGACCAACAAGTCGATCGACATTAACGGCCCGTGGAATCATGTGATGAAATTAgagttttgtttggacatgcgatatgaaatttttgtgttgtatattttcttataaatagaaGAATCACATAAGttgtaaaacaattaaaataaccctaattgtttattcaatctttaccaataaacaaaaattcatgaaatcgCATAATAAATTATCACGAAGCTATTTGTTCCCTCACATAAGTAACTGTTTCATCAAACTTTAATtcaacaaaagaaattgaacaTAAATTGTAGTAAACTAGTCTTTAATATAACCCCATATTACAAACTATCTCCTCACATTGAACATGCATTTTTCAATCATGTGACCGAGAAGACAAACCAACATTGTTATTTTGAGCCATTTGTTGGTCAAATTCATCCACAACTATATTTTTATGCTCATAgaccataaatatttcatcactgcTCGCAAATTATCATGTAACAGTTTTCACTTATGTGTCAATATCATAATGGTTCATGCCTTGTTTCaatattttgaatctatttttcCAAGCTTCAAAAGTCCGTGAAAttgatttaacaaaatatagacttgtggatcaatttttatatttaaaaaatctcaaatgatatgaaattttcataCCATGATTTTCGGAGAATATGATATTCTatatcatgatatggaatcaacatgaaatcacatgtCCAAACGctaatttcatatcatgatatgatATAGCATGACCAAACGCCTACTAAGTATAGCGAGGAAAATGTCATCTAGCAATAAGGAGAAGCTCGATCGATATTATTTAGAGCGAAGAGAAAGTGTCATCTAGCGATAAAGAGATGTGTGACAGCCCGAGCCCCAACTCCGGTTACCTTTGTAGATCTCCACTACTTGCTTTTGCGCTATTGTTACTTCTCACGTTCCTTCTCTTACACAATTCAACTCAAGAGTTGAGTTTATCCAGTAGACAAGTATCTTGTGAAATTTATCAAGGTGTACGCAAACAAACCAAACACACAATCaccacaaaaaaaagaagaaaaaaaaaagaaaaagaacagccCCGGAGCAATCATGGAGTGGACGATAGCTCCAGCAGTTGTAGAGATAACATGGTCTTAAATCCATATCATGGGATTTACATATAGCAATCTATATTTAACGAAGGATGAAGTAAATTATAAGTTACAAATCccaaaaaggaaaggaaatcaCCCTTGTTAACTTAGCTGTCAAgaacaaataaatcaaattaatcatTCTACTTCAACAACAAACAACTACAGTCAACAAAATCAGTTTTGAGGTTTTCTTTGATCTGCCATGTTTCCTTTGTCACATACTATTTTCACAACGTTAAGTCCACAAAAGCGCGCTGTATTTAGGTGCAGATTAGCATCCTCCTGTCTGGAGATGCGAAGCAGCTGTGCATACCATAGCACTCATCACCAACCAGTTTTTGCGCGTTTCATCCCGCTTGAACTAAAAGGAGATAGACTACCCCTTGGTTGGGGGCTCTCTTCTCTAAAATTGTTGTTCAGCAAAGCAAGCTCTCTAAGCTGTTGCCTTTTATATAAGTCCTGCGACTCATCCTGCAATTCAAGGCAAATGAACATGAAATTAGCAATATGATCCTAGGAAATcacaaaactataaaataattatcttcTAACACTAATTTCTTACCTACCTTTCAAACTACTTATATTCACAACTCTCTTGGTAAATCACCAGGTCAAGTCAAACTAAGATAATCAGTATAACGTTGAGGGATCTTTACATTAGACCTCTCGCCTATGGGGATTTAGTTCTAAGAGTTATTAGTCACCATCTTAGGTATGAAACAAAAAGAAGTATGAAACTAAAAAACAGATCATAAGagatgtcttttttttttttcatatcagATGTTTGCATATGTCAACTCTTTTAGTCCGTCCATTTCAATTTATGATTAAGAACTACACAAGTACAACATTATGAGTGCTTTGTGTGCAATTGCTTACAGTTGTATATGTCGGAATCAAAATGTGCTTACCACAGGTCTGAGCAACTCTTCAATAATTTGGCTAGCTTGTTTCATTCGTACATCCACTATATTGATGGGTAAGTCTGCCTCAAGTAGAACATGCAGTGGCTCATTGAGGTGCTCATAACCTGGAAGACCTCTCAGACTCTCCTCCTACAATAATATAAGACAAACACAAGCATAAGAAATATAAGATGAACACAAGTAAAAGCAAAACACCCAGTGGAGCGCAGATATAAAATGGAGGACAGAAATGTACGGAGTGCATCATAGAAAAAGCAAAGCCTTTTACAAGAATATTGGACGAAAAGCAGGAC
Proteins encoded in this region:
- the LOC101267820 gene encoding cytochrome b-c1 complex subunit 8, whose product is MGKQPVKLKAVVYALSPFQQKIMPGLWKDLPGKIHHKVSENWISATLLLGPLIGTYSYVQHFLEKEKLEHRY
- the LOC101266427 gene encoding probable protein phosphatase 2C 51, which translates into the protein MKRLIIYGFFFACIVGFLMNNKPEPEIPQFGLNDGVEQVKIGVVAVFDGHIGSEVLVANVGDSKAFICSGKLAKELTEDHNADRLDERARVEASGGKFTFYTNYVPLLNGHFPMTRAIGDVTLKSVGIIATPEVTDWLNLTSKDEFLVVASDGIFESLSTKKFVSFYMKQRTIQI